One genomic region from Ruegeria sp. TM1040 encodes:
- the deoD gene encoding purine-nucleoside phosphorylase has product MTVHIGSQKDDFAETVLLPGDPYRAKWAAETFLSDVRLVNEVRGMLGYTGMWNGHRVSIQGSGMGMPSLSIYANELIRDFDAQTLIRIGSCGGMQPHVKVRDVIIAMSATSVSTPSRTIFRDVNFAPTADWTLLRNAVTAAEAQGLSPHVGGIYSSDTFYDERPDLNEQMVRHGVLGVEMEAAELYTLAARYGRRALAVLTVSDHLQTGEALPSEERERSFGEMVEIALSAAFA; this is encoded by the coding sequence GTGACTGTGCATATTGGCTCTCAAAAAGATGATTTCGCCGAAACCGTCCTGCTTCCCGGCGATCCCTATCGCGCCAAATGGGCAGCGGAGACATTTCTAAGTGACGTGCGCCTCGTCAATGAGGTCCGCGGCATGCTGGGCTATACGGGCATGTGGAACGGCCATCGGGTCTCGATCCAAGGCAGCGGCATGGGGATGCCATCCCTGTCGATCTATGCCAATGAGCTGATCCGGGACTTCGACGCCCAGACCTTGATCCGCATCGGGTCCTGTGGGGGCATGCAGCCCCACGTCAAGGTCCGCGATGTGATCATTGCGATGTCGGCAACCAGTGTGAGCACGCCGTCGCGCACGATTTTCAGGGATGTGAATTTCGCGCCGACCGCGGACTGGACCCTGCTGCGCAACGCGGTCACCGCAGCCGAGGCACAGGGTCTGTCACCGCATGTGGGCGGGATCTACTCCTCTGACACCTTCTATGACGAACGCCCTGATCTCAACGAACAGATGGTCCGCCATGGTGTTCTTGGCGTGGAGATGGAAGCGGCCGAGCTTTATACGCTTGCCGCTCGCTACGGACGCCGCGCCCTTGCGGTTCTGACCGTTTCCGACCACCTGCAGACCGGCGAGGCCCTCCCGTCGGAAGAACGCGAACGCAGTTTTGGAGAGATGGTGGAAATCGCCCTTTCTGCAGCGTTTGCATAA
- a CDS encoding urea carboxylase-associated family protein, translating to MTDTDFPIPADAETRRAVPPVICYPNETLPKPDLDLYRAARQGAEKIAEVTVPPREAATFEVGAGQFFRISSIEGPQVGDLNLWNRHDISERFFSGKTRALHGTHVTTAERLWSNLPYMRPMATIIADTLEWYGIDAYGGSVHDVIGTRCDPYTGNLLQGSQYHHCCHSNLTRALADHLGLSLEEAEPHVHDVLNVFMCTGFTRDTGQYFMKASPVRPGDYLEFFAEIDLLGAMSACPGGDCSAEHSSDTAACYPMLVEVFAPRDGALQGWKSPALNGYDRSHGR from the coding sequence ATGACCGATACAGATTTCCCCATCCCCGCAGACGCAGAAACCCGCCGCGCTGTGCCGCCTGTCATCTGCTACCCCAACGAGACGCTTCCGAAGCCGGATCTGGATCTTTATCGCGCGGCGCGCCAAGGCGCTGAAAAGATTGCAGAGGTCACGGTACCCCCGCGCGAGGCGGCCACGTTTGAGGTGGGCGCGGGGCAGTTTTTCCGGATCTCCTCTATTGAGGGGCCGCAGGTTGGGGACCTCAACCTCTGGAACCGCCACGACATTTCTGAGCGGTTCTTTTCCGGCAAGACCCGGGCGCTGCACGGAACACATGTTACCACCGCAGAGCGGCTCTGGTCGAACCTGCCTTATATGCGCCCTATGGCGACGATCATCGCCGACACGCTGGAGTGGTACGGGATTGATGCCTATGGCGGATCGGTACATGACGTGATTGGCACCCGTTGCGACCCCTATACTGGCAACCTGTTGCAGGGGAGCCAGTATCACCATTGCTGCCATTCCAACCTCACCCGCGCGCTGGCGGATCACCTGGGGCTCTCGCTCGAAGAAGCAGAGCCACATGTGCATGATGTGCTGAATGTCTTTATGTGTACGGGGTTTACCCGCGACACCGGTCAGTATTTCATGAAGGCAAGCCCCGTGCGTCCGGGGGATTATCTGGAGTTCTTTGCCGAGATTGATCTCTTGGGCGCCATGAGCGCCTGCCCCGGAGGTGACTGCTCTGCCGAACATTCAAGCGATACGGCGGCCTGTTATCCGATGCTGGTCGAGGTGTTTGCGCCCAGGGACGGTGCGCTTCAGGGCTGGAAGAGCCCGGCGCTCAATGGTTACGACCGCAGCCACGGCCGCTGA